The Brachionichthys hirsutus isolate HB-005 chromosome 1, CSIRO-AGI_Bhir_v1, whole genome shotgun sequence genome has a window encoding:
- the polr2l gene encoding DNA-directed RNA polymerases I, II, and III subunit RPABC5, with translation MIIPVRCFTCGKIVGNKWEAYLGLLQAEYTEGDALDALGLKRYCCRRMLLSHVDLIEKLLNYAPLEK, from the exons ATGATCATCCCTGTCCGATGCTTCACGTGTGGGAAAATCGTTGGTAATAAGTGGGAGGCCTACCTCGGCCTGCTGCAAGCCGAGTACACTGAAGG CGACGCCCTCGACGCCCTGGGTCTGAAGCGGTACTGCTGCCGGAGGATGCTGCTCTCTCACGTGGACCTCATCGAAAAGCTGCTGAATTACGCTCCGCTGGAGAAGTGA
- the LOC137918294 gene encoding cleavage and polyadenylation specificity factor subunit 7-like, producing the protein MAAAGRAAGPGTSSKDSELNDTNQNDDDLDRIAEANELFDAVLTGSVNQDKKVSKNPEPPEEKAAKEKTKPVSLVKSYKEGSSLRRLSLYIGNFPWWTSDTDILAMAQTLGVEDITDIKFSENKANGQSRGYAEVLISSEESLKILLAQIPQCELHGEKIDCRFATRQNLALFEDEANKRIPQRAPSKDTKDYEVVERIPSLLSKERSTAPPPPYIRPLFPPHAIASRGPLLPNPFFSQPPPLFPHMPPSIHAPFPSPLFPPPPIYVPNPPPSTFHVNPAFAPAQDGRGGNDYSQPKDVSQTACRDYEELMNRNKVIASSAISKAVSAATAGDVRMSMETLLTAIAIVKQSRVYGDERCQTLVTSLKDCLVSIQGNYSSRSRSRSGDEDRDRDRGRERERDRDRERNRTRTRDYSPGWDGAGVSRRHGEHSWSSERDKERSRERERERHRDHRDRYR; encoded by the exons ATGGCTGCGGCAGGGCGTGCAGCCGGACCGGGCACCTCCAGCAAGGACTCTGAGCTCAATGATACGAATCAAAACGACGAC GATTTGGACAGAATCGCAGAAGCAAATGAACTTTTCGATGCTGTTTTGACTGGTTCAGTCAATCAGGACAAGAAAGTGAGTAAAAATCCAGAACCTCCGGAGGAGAAAGCAGCCAAAGAGAAGACTAAACCAGTGTCGTTGGTGAAGAGTTATAAAGAAGGAAGCTCTCTAAGGAGACTCTCCTTGTATATAGGGAATTTCCCTTGG TGGACATCTGATACGGACATCCTGGCCATGGCTCAAACGTTGGGTGTGGAGGACATCACAGACATCAAATTTTCTGAGAACAAAGCTAACGGCCAGTCGAGAGG CTACGCAGAAGTGTTGATTAGCTCGGAAGAATCTCTGAAAATCTTGTTGGCACAAATACCCCAATGTGAACTCCACGGCGAAAAGATAGACTGTCGTTTCGCTACGCGCCAGAACCTCGCCCTGTTTGAGGACGAGGCGAATAAAC gcatACCACAGCGAGCCCCCTCCAAAGACACGAAGGACTACGAGGTCGTAGAAAGGATTCCCTCCCTGTTATCCAAGGAGCGCAGCACCGCGCCGCCCCCTCCTTACATACGGCCGCTTTTCCCCCCGCACGCCATTGCAAGCAGGGGGCCCCTTTTGCCCAACCCTTTCTTCAGTCAGCCGCCCCCTCTCTTCCCACACATGCCACCAAGCATCCACGCGCCCTTTCCGTCCCCGCTGTTCCCACCTCCCCCGATCTACGTGCCGAACCCGCCCCCTTCCACTTTTCACGTAAACCCGGCGTTCGCCCCGGCGCAGGACGGACGCGGCGGCAACGATTACAGCCAACCAAA AGACGTGTCCCAAACCGCGTGCAGAGATTACGAGGAGCTGATGAACCGGAATAAAGTTATCGCCAGCAGCGCCATCAGCAAGGCTGTATCCGCAGCAACAGCCG GAGACGTGCGGATGTCCATGGAGACTCTGTTGACGGCCATCGCCATCGTTAAGCAGTCCAGAGTGTACGGAGACGAACGCTGCCAGACTCTGGTCACGTCACTCAAAGACTGTCTGGTCTCGATCCAGGGCAACTACAGCAGCAG GAGCAGAAGCCGATCTGGGGACGAAGACCGAGACCGGGACAGGGGCCGTGAGAGGGAGCGGGACCGGGACAGAGAGcgaaacagaaccagaaccagagatTATTCCCCCGGGTGGGACGGTGCAGGCGTGTCCCGAAGACACGGGGAACACTCCTGGAGCAGCGAGCGAGACAAGGAGCGCTCGAGGGAACGGGAGAGAGAACGGCACAGAGATCACAGAGACCGATACCGCTAG
- the sdhaf2 gene encoding succinate dehydrogenase assembly factor 2, mitochondrial isoform X2 codes for MAMAVNRLVKGVCRAAWRPAAPGLASSRGYRGDSPADTRGDLIEIPLPPWEERLDEPTDIKRRRLLYESRKRGMLENCILLSLFAKRYLNNMSAKQLLQYDRLINEPSNDWDIYAWATDARPTPEVYQGEVMDMLKEFTKNRNQEQRLDAPGLEYLEREMQ; via the exons ATGGCGATGGCCGTCAACAGA CTGGTGAAAGGCGTGTGCCGGGCAGCATGGAGACCAGCAGCTCCAGGGTTGGCATCAAGTCGTGGTTACCGTGGAGACTCACCAGCCGACACCAGAGGTGACCTGATTGAGATCCCTCTGCCTCCATGGGAGGAGCGGCTCGACGAGCCCACTGACATCAAGAGGCGCCGCCTGCTGTATGAGAGCCGCAAGAGGGGAATGTTGGAGAACTGCATTTTGCTCAG CCTTTTTGCAAAGCGGTACCTGAACAACATGAGTGCGAAGCAACTGCTGCAGTACGACAGGCTGATTAATGAGCCGAGCAACGATTGGGATATCTACGCCTGGGCAACAG ATGCTCGGCCCACCCCTGAAGTTTACCAAGGAGAGGTGATGGATATGCTAAAGGAGTTCACAAAGAATCGCAACCAGGAACAACGGCTCGACGCGCCCGGCTTGGAGTACCTGGAAAGAGAAATGCAATGA
- the sdhaf2 gene encoding succinate dehydrogenase assembly factor 2, mitochondrial isoform X1 has translation MLASFLSRTLVKGVCRAAWRPAAPGLASSRGYRGDSPADTRGDLIEIPLPPWEERLDEPTDIKRRRLLYESRKRGMLENCILLSLFAKRYLNNMSAKQLLQYDRLINEPSNDWDIYAWATDARPTPEVYQGEVMDMLKEFTKNRNQEQRLDAPGLEYLEREMQ, from the exons ATGTTGGCGTCGTTTCTTTCAAGAACA CTGGTGAAAGGCGTGTGCCGGGCAGCATGGAGACCAGCAGCTCCAGGGTTGGCATCAAGTCGTGGTTACCGTGGAGACTCACCAGCCGACACCAGAGGTGACCTGATTGAGATCCCTCTGCCTCCATGGGAGGAGCGGCTCGACGAGCCCACTGACATCAAGAGGCGCCGCCTGCTGTATGAGAGCCGCAAGAGGGGAATGTTGGAGAACTGCATTTTGCTCAG CCTTTTTGCAAAGCGGTACCTGAACAACATGAGTGCGAAGCAACTGCTGCAGTACGACAGGCTGATTAATGAGCCGAGCAACGATTGGGATATCTACGCCTGGGCAACAG ATGCTCGGCCCACCCCTGAAGTTTACCAAGGAGAGGTGATGGATATGCTAAAGGAGTTCACAAAGAATCGCAACCAGGAACAACGGCTCGACGCGCCCGGCTTGGAGTACCTGGAAAGAGAAATGCAATGA